A single region of the Streptomyces sp. NBC_01262 genome encodes:
- a CDS encoding ABC transporter permease: protein MTISKAPPDISVIPDIHPSPPPFPLERVVPVSARRRSVPRWLRRPVVPLLLLGLWQVLSSTGALDPTVLASPGTVARAAADLVSSGQLPTAMGVSLRRVLAGLAIGGVAGTGLALVAGLSRLGEDTVDATVQMLRTVPFVGLIPLLIIWLGIGEAPKIALISLGVTFPLYLNVYAGIRGVDEQLVEAGSSLGLSRWGLVRHVVLPGALPGLMTGLRYALATSWLALIFGEQINADAGIGFLLNQAREFYRTDQIVVCLVIYALLGLTADAVVRTLERLLLQWRPTFTGQ, encoded by the coding sequence ATGACCATCAGCAAAGCACCGCCGGACATATCCGTCATCCCGGATATCCACCCATCGCCGCCTCCGTTCCCGCTCGAACGCGTCGTCCCCGTCTCCGCGCGCCGCCGTTCCGTCCCCCGGTGGCTGCGGCGGCCCGTGGTCCCCCTTCTGCTGCTGGGCCTGTGGCAGGTGCTGAGCAGCACGGGGGCGCTGGATCCCACGGTGCTCGCGTCGCCGGGCACGGTGGCCCGGGCGGCGGCCGATCTGGTGTCGAGCGGGCAACTGCCGACCGCGATGGGGGTGTCGCTGCGCCGGGTGCTGGCGGGGCTGGCCATCGGCGGGGTGGCGGGGACGGGGCTGGCGCTGGTGGCGGGGCTGTCGCGGCTGGGTGAGGACACGGTGGACGCGACGGTGCAGATGCTGCGGACGGTGCCGTTCGTGGGGCTGATCCCGCTGCTGATCATCTGGCTGGGCATCGGGGAGGCGCCCAAGATCGCGCTGATCTCGCTGGGGGTGACGTTTCCGCTGTACCTGAATGTGTACGCGGGCATCCGGGGCGTGGACGAGCAGTTGGTGGAGGCCGGTTCGTCGCTGGGGCTGTCGCGCTGGGGGCTGGTGCGGCATGTCGTCCTGCCGGGGGCGCTGCCGGGGCTGATGACGGGTCTGCGGTACGCGCTGGCGACCTCGTGGCTGGCGCTCATCTTCGGCGAGCAGATCAACGCGGACGCGGGGATCGGCTTTCTGCTCAATCAGGCGCGGGAGTTCTACCGCACCGACCAGATCGTGGTCTGCCTGGTCATCTACGCGCTGCTCGGGCTCACCGCCGACGCCGTGGTCCGCACTCTCGAAAGGCTGCTGCTGCAATGGCGACCGACCTTCACCGGCCAGTAG
- a CDS encoding LacI family DNA-binding transcriptional regulator, whose protein sequence is MTRMVGIKDVARQAGVSVGTVSNVINRPDMVSADTRARVLEVIDELGYVRSESARQLRAGRSRIIALLVLDMANPFFVEVASGAERAARETGLGVMLCNSAESPAEEADYLGLFAEQRVRGVLVTPADTTGRNLESFRRHGIPYVFVDRVVPSAEACSVSVDDIAGGRLAAEHLIEQGHEHILYISGPMHLTQCQDRRTGALAALAAAGLPPESLSHIEADRLDVASGRDAGARLLGMSRRPTAVFCANDLLALGVLQSLYAAGIAVPHEIALVGYDDIEFAAAAAVPLTSVRQPAYRMGRAAADLLIEETGDDAEAHEHRRIVLQPELVVRGSTLKSR, encoded by the coding sequence GTGACACGCATGGTTGGCATCAAGGATGTCGCACGTCAGGCAGGGGTCTCGGTCGGCACGGTGTCGAACGTCATCAACCGTCCCGACATGGTCTCGGCGGACACGCGCGCCCGCGTGCTCGAAGTGATCGACGAACTCGGCTACGTGCGCAGCGAGTCCGCGCGCCAGCTACGGGCCGGCCGCAGCCGGATCATCGCCCTGCTCGTCCTGGACATGGCCAACCCCTTCTTCGTCGAGGTGGCCTCCGGCGCGGAGCGCGCCGCCCGCGAGACCGGCCTGGGCGTCATGCTCTGCAACAGCGCCGAGAGCCCGGCCGAGGAGGCCGACTACCTCGGCCTCTTCGCCGAGCAGCGGGTGCGCGGCGTGCTCGTCACCCCCGCCGACACCACCGGGCGCAACCTGGAGTCCTTCCGCCGGCACGGCATCCCCTATGTCTTCGTCGACCGCGTGGTCCCCAGCGCCGAGGCCTGCTCGGTCTCCGTCGACGACATCGCCGGGGGACGGCTGGCCGCCGAGCACCTCATCGAGCAGGGCCACGAGCACATCCTCTACATCAGCGGCCCCATGCACCTCACCCAGTGCCAGGACCGCCGCACCGGCGCCCTCGCGGCCCTGGCCGCCGCCGGGCTCCCGCCCGAATCCCTCTCCCACATCGAGGCCGACCGCCTCGACGTCGCCTCCGGCCGCGACGCCGGCGCCCGCCTCCTGGGCATGTCCCGCCGCCCCACCGCCGTCTTCTGCGCCAACGACCTCCTGGCCCTCGGCGTCCTGCAGTCCCTCTACGCCGCCGGGATCGCCGTCCCCCACGAGATCGCCCTCGTCGGCTACGACGACATCGAGTTCGCGGCGGCCGCCGCCGTACCGCTCACCTCCGTACGGCAGCCGGCCTACCGGATGGGTCGGGCCGCCGCGGACCTCCTCATCGAGGAGACGGGCGACGACGCGGAGGCGCATGAGCACCGCCGCATCGTCCTCCAGCCAGAGCTCGTGGTGCGCGGCTCGACGCTGAAGTCCCGCTGA
- a CDS encoding ScbR family autoregulator-binding transcription factor, which translates to MAQQERAKETRRKLLLAAAEVFAEQGFSNATLSEIHTRAGMTKGALYFHFASKEEMAAAVVGQEADWYEEVDQQGPAVQSVIDLTHGYARALIHDVRIRATARLTLEETYGASDGAEYRAWAAMIAELLGEAKKSGDVRPEVDPVAMGEFVVGSFLGTQILSQVLSGRSDLEGRVTALWQALLPGLVVPHRLARFAPGGSARVWEAEEVAPGA; encoded by the coding sequence TTGGCGCAACAAGAACGGGCAAAAGAGACAAGGCGCAAGCTTCTGCTCGCGGCGGCCGAGGTCTTCGCCGAGCAGGGGTTCTCGAACGCCACGCTCAGCGAGATCCACACGAGAGCCGGGATGACCAAGGGGGCGCTCTACTTCCACTTCGCCTCCAAGGAGGAGATGGCGGCCGCGGTCGTCGGCCAGGAGGCCGACTGGTACGAGGAGGTCGACCAGCAAGGGCCGGCCGTGCAGTCGGTCATCGACCTGACGCACGGCTATGCGCGTGCGCTGATCCACGACGTACGGATCCGGGCGACCGCCCGCCTGACCCTGGAGGAGACCTACGGCGCCTCCGACGGAGCCGAGTACCGGGCCTGGGCCGCGATGATCGCGGAACTGCTGGGGGAGGCGAAGAAGAGCGGTGACGTACGCCCGGAGGTGGATCCCGTGGCCATGGGCGAGTTCGTCGTCGGCTCGTTCCTCGGCACGCAGATCCTCTCCCAGGTGCTCTCCGGGCGTTCGGACCTCGAAGGCCGGGTGACGGCACTCTGGCAGGCGCTGCTTCCCGGCCTCGTCGTGCCGCACCGGCTGGCGCGGTTCGCCCCCGGAGGCTCGGCCCGCGTATGGGAGGCCGAGGAAGTCGCCCCCGGTGCCTGA
- a CDS encoding HAD family phosphatase, with product MPGTLQRLRLAAVNIDGVLLNDTFSPVIHHFIVSRGGKYTADVERRIFSQGQRIASRALATACGGGMSAEEALEAYFAERSDHLAHQPVALTGGAVELLRRLRELGLRTVCYGGLDRSHFDRHLGDLAGLFDEPGYVCTDAFRPGIREITTEVFGLAYDQVVFIDDVARVAEEARSLGAAFIGHPSSFEHGFQRELMRAAGVRHLVDSLDGIEASLLRAVDAEAEAGTVWRR from the coding sequence ATGCCCGGTACGCTCCAGCGGCTGCGTCTCGCCGCGGTCAACATCGACGGTGTGCTGCTCAACGACACCTTCAGTCCCGTGATCCACCACTTCATCGTCAGCCGCGGCGGGAAGTACACCGCCGATGTCGAGCGGCGCATCTTCTCGCAGGGGCAGCGCATCGCGTCACGCGCGCTGGCCACCGCGTGCGGGGGCGGCATGTCGGCCGAGGAGGCCCTGGAGGCCTACTTCGCGGAGCGCTCCGACCACCTCGCCCACCAGCCGGTCGCGCTGACCGGCGGCGCGGTGGAACTGCTGCGACGCCTGCGGGAGCTGGGGCTGAGGACGGTTTGTTACGGAGGGCTGGACCGCAGCCACTTCGACCGGCACCTGGGTGACCTCGCCGGCCTCTTCGACGAACCGGGATATGTGTGCACCGACGCCTTCCGGCCGGGGATCCGGGAGATCACGACGGAGGTCTTCGGCCTGGCCTACGACCAGGTGGTGTTCATCGACGACGTCGCGCGGGTGGCGGAGGAGGCCAGGAGCCTCGGCGCGGCCTTCATCGGCCACCCCAGCAGCTTCGAGCACGGCTTCCAGCGGGAGCTGATGCGCGCGGCCGGGGTGCGGCATCTGGTGGACTCGCTCGACGGCATAGAGGCCTCGCTGCTGCGGGCCGTGGACGCCGAGGCCGAGGCCGGAACCGTCTGGCGCCGGTGA
- a CDS encoding LLM class flavin-dependent oxidoreductase, with amino-acid sequence MSVHLHWFLPTGGDGRTLVDRHAYAPNAPAAPGVRAPDIDYLAQIARAADQLGFEAVLTPTGTWCEDAWLTTVALSQHTERLKFLVAFRPGVISPVLAAQMAATYQRITRGRLLLNVVTGGDSAEQRRFGDHLDHDQRYARTDEFLQVVRGVWEGRPYDFHGAHYQVDGGLVALPPEPRPQIFFGGSSPAAGPVAARNADVYLTWGEPPEQVKRKIDWIRGLAETEGRDIRFGIRMHVISRDSARDAWATADRLLSDLDEETIAAAQQALGRSESVGQQRMLALHGGSRDKLEISPNLWAGVGLVRGGAGTALVGSHADVADRIEEYHALGIEHFVLSGYPHLEEVYWFGEGVRPELAARGLLPPSAGAPAPGAAAVPLLVAGGR; translated from the coding sequence ATGTCCGTACACCTGCACTGGTTCCTGCCCACGGGCGGTGACGGCCGCACCCTGGTCGACCGCCACGCCTACGCGCCCAACGCGCCCGCCGCCCCCGGCGTGCGCGCGCCCGACATCGACTACCTGGCGCAGATCGCGCGCGCCGCCGACCAGCTCGGCTTCGAGGCCGTGCTGACGCCGACCGGCACCTGGTGCGAGGACGCGTGGCTGACGACGGTGGCGCTGTCCCAGCACACCGAACGGCTGAAGTTCCTGGTGGCCTTCCGGCCGGGCGTCATCTCCCCCGTGCTGGCGGCGCAGATGGCGGCCACGTACCAGCGGATCACCCGTGGGCGGCTGCTGCTCAATGTCGTCACCGGCGGCGATTCGGCGGAGCAGCGGCGCTTCGGCGACCATCTGGACCACGACCAGCGCTACGCCCGGACCGATGAGTTCCTCCAGGTGGTGCGCGGGGTGTGGGAGGGCAGGCCGTACGACTTCCACGGCGCGCACTACCAGGTGGACGGCGGGCTGGTCGCGCTGCCGCCCGAACCGAGGCCGCAGATCTTCTTCGGCGGCTCGTCGCCTGCGGCGGGGCCGGTGGCGGCCAGGAACGCCGATGTGTACCTCACCTGGGGCGAGCCGCCCGAGCAGGTGAAGAGGAAGATCGACTGGATCCGGGGGCTGGCAGAGACGGAGGGCCGTGATATCCGCTTCGGCATCCGGATGCATGTGATCTCGCGGGATTCGGCGCGGGACGCGTGGGCGACGGCGGACCGGTTGCTCTCGGACCTGGACGAGGAGACGATCGCGGCGGCCCAGCAGGCCCTGGGGCGCAGCGAGTCGGTGGGCCAGCAGCGGATGCTGGCGCTGCACGGCGGTTCGCGCGACAAGCTGGAGATCTCGCCCAATCTGTGGGCGGGCGTCGGGCTGGTGCGCGGCGGGGCGGGCACGGCGCTGGTCGGCAGTCATGCCGATGTCGCCGACCGGATCGAGGAGTACCACGCCCTGGGCATCGAGCACTTCGTGCTGTCGGGCTATCCGCATCTGGAGGAGGTGTACTGGTTCGGGGAGGGCGTACGCCCCGAACTGGCCGCCCGCGGGCTCCTGCCGCCGTCCGCCGGGGCGCCAGCTCCCGGCGCCGCCGCTGTGCCGTTGCTGGTGGCCGGCGGACGCTGA
- a CDS encoding helix-turn-helix domain-containing protein: MKQVKQERSLRTRERILDAAAGEFAARGFAQTRLDDVVARTGMSKGALYGHFASKEALARAVLAHAEGAWLDLVAQAESPHLTPVEALRLLTVGLARQLHTDPRVRAGLRLATELPPSAGGRPAALGPIPGLMVEFAGQAHTDPHQGPEPDFEPRAAIVAQLMLTTVLGSQALPALRLDPRMQASIEDLWAVLAQALPVADSTCGA; the protein is encoded by the coding sequence ATGAAGCAGGTGAAGCAGGAACGGTCACTGAGGACCCGCGAGCGCATCCTCGACGCCGCCGCGGGCGAGTTCGCGGCACGCGGCTTCGCCCAGACCCGGCTGGACGACGTGGTGGCCCGCACGGGCATGAGCAAGGGCGCCCTGTACGGGCACTTCGCCTCGAAGGAGGCCCTTGCCCGCGCCGTGCTCGCACACGCCGAGGGGGCCTGGCTCGACCTGGTCGCACAGGCGGAGTCGCCGCACCTGACGCCCGTGGAAGCGCTCCGGCTGCTGACCGTAGGACTCGCGCGGCAGCTGCACACCGACCCGCGGGTGCGGGCCGGGCTGCGACTGGCCACCGAACTGCCGCCGTCCGCCGGCGGCAGGCCGGCCGCCCTCGGCCCCATTCCCGGGCTGATGGTCGAGTTCGCCGGACAGGCCCATACGGATCCGCACCAGGGCCCGGAGCCGGACTTCGAGCCGCGGGCCGCGATCGTGGCCCAGCTCATGCTCACCACGGTGCTGGGCAGCCAGGCACTGCCGGCCCTGCGGCTCGACCCCAGGATGCAGGCCTCGATCGAGGACCTCTGGGCCGTGCTGGCCCAGGCACTGCCCGTCGCGGACAGCACCTGCGGAGCCTGA
- a CDS encoding ScbA/BarX family gamma-butyrolactone biosynthesis protein, giving the protein MTILATAHAVVDRPAVREPSEKTVSRHLVHRLAVSEVLLTDWRADGPDTFTAQAQLPRAHSFYDTADGRHDPLLLAEAVRQVGLLISHAEFGVPLGYQFILRGLGLEADLGELAVRDRPADLSFQISCHDIRRRGRILAGMHVHVHVYRDGSPVGTAHLLMDCVSRGVYQRLRQLPEIQPPTAPLGAPVAPATVGRDRERDVVLSPTADPLVWGLRVDQSHPVLFDHEVDHVPGMLLMESMRQAAQCVLAPNHIPVRSLQTDFHRYAELFRPCVVRAVPQPPTAGGQHAVKVTVEQDGDLIADGTLAG; this is encoded by the coding sequence GTGACGATACTGGCTACAGCACACGCCGTGGTGGACCGTCCGGCGGTGCGGGAACCTTCGGAGAAGACGGTTTCCCGTCATCTGGTGCACAGGCTGGCAGTCTCCGAGGTACTCCTGACCGACTGGCGCGCGGACGGACCCGACACCTTCACCGCTCAGGCGCAACTTCCCCGCGCCCACAGCTTCTACGACACCGCGGACGGCCGGCACGACCCGCTGCTCCTGGCCGAGGCCGTGCGGCAGGTGGGGCTGCTGATCTCCCACGCGGAGTTCGGGGTGCCCCTCGGCTACCAGTTCATCCTCCGCGGCCTCGGCCTGGAGGCGGACCTCGGCGAGCTGGCCGTCCGCGACCGCCCGGCCGACCTGAGCTTCCAGATCAGCTGCCACGACATACGCCGGCGCGGCCGCATCCTGGCCGGGATGCACGTCCACGTCCACGTCTACCGGGACGGCAGCCCGGTCGGCACGGCGCACCTGCTGATGGACTGCGTCTCGCGCGGCGTCTACCAGCGGCTCCGGCAGCTGCCCGAAATCCAGCCTCCCACCGCACCCCTGGGCGCCCCCGTCGCCCCGGCCACGGTCGGCCGCGACCGCGAGCGCGACGTTGTCCTCTCCCCCACGGCCGACCCGCTGGTCTGGGGGCTGCGCGTCGACCAGTCCCATCCCGTGCTCTTCGACCACGAGGTCGACCATGTGCCCGGCATGCTCCTGATGGAGTCCATGCGGCAGGCCGCCCAGTGCGTGCTCGCCCCGAACCACATCCCCGTCCGCAGCCTCCAAACAGACTTCCACCGTTACGCGGAGCTCTTCCGCCCCTGCGTCGTACGCGCCGTCCCGCAGCCTCCCACCGCCGGCGGCCAGCACGCCGTCAAAGTGACCGTCGAACAGGACGGCGACCTCATCGCCGACGGCACCCTGGCCGGATGA
- a CDS encoding putative leader peptide, whose translation MLRPVLLTTRGHIDLLRVASAACPRGC comes from the coding sequence ATGTTGCGTCCCGTTCTGCTCACCACGCGCGGTCACATCGACCTGCTGCGGGTGGCCTCCGCCGCGTGTCCTCGCGGTTGCTGA
- a CDS encoding secondary thiamine-phosphate synthase enzyme YjbQ, with product MADAFTTRTIDIATGSKETVHDLTAACAAFLRDAANGRDGLLNVFVPHATAGIAIIETGSGSDHDLLSVLQDLLPDEEDRWRHRHGTPGHGRDHVLPAFVPPHATLPVIGGNLELGTWQSVLLVDTNVDNPRRQVRLSFLG from the coding sequence ATGGCCGACGCTTTCACCACCCGCACGATCGACATCGCGACCGGATCCAAAGAGACGGTCCACGACCTCACCGCCGCCTGCGCGGCCTTCCTCCGCGACGCCGCCAACGGCCGTGACGGACTGCTCAACGTCTTCGTCCCCCACGCCACCGCCGGCATCGCCATCATCGAGACCGGCTCCGGCAGCGACCACGACCTCCTCTCCGTCCTCCAGGACCTCCTCCCCGACGAGGAGGACCGCTGGCGCCACCGCCACGGCACCCCCGGCCACGGCCGCGACCACGTCCTCCCCGCCTTCGTCCCCCCGCACGCCACCCTGCCGGTCATCGGCGGCAACCTGGAACTGGGCACCTGGCAGTCCGTCCTCCTGGTGGACACCAACGTCGACAACCCGCGCCGTCAGGTCCGGCTGAGCTTCCTGGGCTGA
- a CDS encoding ABC transporter ATP-binding protein produces the protein MATDLHRPVVEGPVVRVEGLSRSFDGRPVIDDLDLALRPGEFTALLGRSGCGKSTLLRVLAGLDREIEGTVLVPKRRAVAFQAPRLMPWKRVWRNVLLGLPGRPERAVAESALEEVGLNHRSGAWPKTLSGGEAQRASLARALVREPDLLLLDEPFGALDALTRIRAQRLVAELWQRRGCAVLLVTHDVDEALLLADRALVMRDGVIAYDTPVDLPRPRDAGDPGFTALRTRLLAELGVDALPSAPSAA, from the coding sequence ATGGCGACCGACCTTCACCGGCCAGTAGTAGAGGGACCGGTGGTACGAGTCGAGGGGCTGAGCCGGTCCTTCGACGGCCGTCCGGTCATCGACGACCTCGATCTGGCCCTGCGGCCGGGCGAGTTCACCGCGCTGCTGGGCCGCAGCGGCTGTGGCAAGAGCACGCTGCTGCGCGTACTGGCCGGGCTGGACCGGGAGATCGAGGGCACCGTGCTGGTGCCGAAGCGGCGGGCCGTGGCCTTCCAGGCGCCGCGGCTGATGCCGTGGAAGCGGGTGTGGCGCAATGTGCTGCTCGGGCTGCCGGGCAGGCCCGAACGGGCCGTGGCGGAGAGCGCGCTGGAGGAGGTGGGGCTGAACCACCGGTCCGGGGCGTGGCCCAAGACGCTGTCGGGCGGGGAGGCGCAGCGGGCGTCGCTGGCCAGGGCGCTGGTGCGCGAGCCCGATCTGCTGCTGCTCGACGAGCCGTTCGGCGCGCTGGACGCACTCACCCGGATCAGGGCGCAGCGGCTGGTGGCCGAGCTGTGGCAGCGGCGCGGCTGCGCGGTGCTGCTGGTCACGCACGACGTCGACGAGGCGCTGCTGCTGGCCGACCGGGCGCTGGTGATGCGCGACGGCGTCATCGCGTACGACACGCCCGTGGACCTGCCCCGCCCCCGCGACGCCGGCGACCCCGGATTCACCGCGTTGCGTACGCGGCTGCTCGCCGAACTCGGCGTCGACGCCCTTCCCTCCGCTCCCTCCGCCGCCTGA
- a CDS encoding ABC transporter substrate-binding protein, with protein MRTARFAPALLLPLALLLTACGGSSSADSRSGGSSGVTLNVGDQKGGSEAILAAAGELDGLTYKIKWSTFTSGPPLLEAVNAKAVDIGGVGNTPPVFAAGAGSKIAVVGATHGSSYGEALVVPKGSSLTKAADLKGKTIAVAQGSSAHFQLVASLQQAGLTLSDVKVSYLQPADALAAFSSGKVDAWAIWDPFTSQVLLNGTGRILTTGQGLVNGLAFQVAAPSALADKAKSAAIGDYLKRLARAQNWVYKHPEAWAKVWAKATGLPYDVALASVRRSNGTRVPVAVDDAAIASEQKIADTFEQLKLIPKHVDFAEVVDKRFNGDLPPSTTAARTYPKAG; from the coding sequence ATGAGAACCGCACGATTCGCCCCGGCCCTGCTGCTTCCCCTCGCCCTGCTGCTCACCGCCTGCGGTGGAAGCTCGTCCGCCGACAGCAGGTCGGGCGGCTCAAGCGGCGTCACGCTCAACGTCGGCGACCAGAAGGGCGGCTCCGAGGCGATCCTGGCGGCGGCCGGAGAGCTGGACGGCCTGACGTACAAGATCAAGTGGTCGACGTTCACCTCCGGGCCGCCACTGCTGGAGGCCGTCAACGCCAAGGCCGTGGACATCGGCGGTGTCGGCAACACCCCGCCGGTGTTCGCGGCGGGGGCAGGGTCGAAGATCGCGGTCGTAGGCGCCACGCACGGCTCTTCGTACGGGGAGGCGCTCGTCGTCCCGAAGGGCTCGTCGCTGACGAAGGCCGCCGATCTGAAGGGCAAGACGATCGCGGTCGCGCAGGGCAGTTCGGCGCACTTCCAGCTCGTGGCCTCACTCCAGCAGGCCGGGCTGACGCTGTCGGACGTGAAGGTCAGCTACCTCCAGCCGGCCGACGCGCTGGCCGCGTTCAGCAGCGGCAAGGTCGACGCCTGGGCGATCTGGGACCCGTTCACCTCGCAGGTGCTGCTCAACGGGACCGGCCGGATCCTGACCACCGGCCAGGGCCTGGTCAACGGGCTGGCCTTCCAGGTCGCCGCGCCCTCGGCGCTGGCGGACAAGGCGAAGTCGGCCGCCATCGGCGACTACCTCAAGCGGCTCGCCCGCGCGCAGAACTGGGTCTACAAGCACCCGGAGGCCTGGGCCAAGGTGTGGGCGAAGGCGACGGGGCTGCCGTACGACGTGGCGCTGGCCTCGGTCAGGCGCAGCAACGGGACCCGGGTGCCGGTGGCCGTGGACGACGCCGCGATCGCCTCCGAGCAGAAGATCGCCGACACCTTCGAGCAACTGAAGCTCATCCCGAAGCACGTCGATTTCGCCGAGGTCGTCGACAAGCGCTTCAACGGCGACCTGCCGCCGTCCACCACCGCTGCCCGTACCTACCCGAAGGCCGGCTGA
- a CDS encoding NAD(P)-binding domain-containing protein, with amino-acid sequence MNDIDVAEIEVAVIGAGQGGLSAAYFLHRAGLRPERDFVVLDHSPGPGGAWQFRWPSLTYGRAHGVHELPGMTLEGADPDRPSAEVVAEYFDRYEHAFDLRVRRPVNVSAVRDAADGRLVVDSDSGAWAARAVINATGTWDRPFVPRYPGQEVFRGRQLHTAGYRRREDFAGKRVIVVGGGTSAVQLLMEIAEVAAATTWVTRRPPVFRTGPFGEDQGRAAVALVEQRVREGLPPQSVVSVTGLPMTEAMAAARARGVLDRLPMFDRLTEDGAAWDDGRRIEADVILWATGFRAALDHLAPLRLREPGGGIRLDSLTRVARDHRVHLIGYGPSASTIGANRAGRSAVREVRRLLRTVEPSSVPVG; translated from the coding sequence GTGAACGACATCGACGTGGCCGAGATCGAAGTGGCGGTCATCGGGGCGGGCCAGGGCGGGCTGTCCGCCGCTTATTTCCTCCACCGGGCCGGGCTGCGGCCCGAGCGGGACTTCGTGGTCCTCGACCACTCCCCCGGCCCCGGCGGCGCCTGGCAGTTCCGCTGGCCCTCGCTGACCTACGGCAGGGCCCACGGCGTGCACGAACTGCCCGGCATGACGCTGGAGGGCGCGGATCCCGACCGGCCCTCGGCGGAGGTCGTCGCGGAGTACTTCGACCGCTACGAGCACGCCTTCGACCTGCGGGTGCGGCGGCCGGTGAACGTATCGGCCGTGCGGGACGCCGCCGACGGCCGGCTTGTCGTCGACAGCGACAGCGGCGCCTGGGCCGCCCGGGCCGTGATCAACGCCACCGGCACCTGGGACCGGCCCTTCGTGCCCCGCTACCCCGGCCAGGAGGTCTTCCGGGGACGCCAGCTCCACACGGCCGGCTACCGGCGGCGCGAGGACTTCGCCGGCAAGCGCGTCATCGTGGTCGGCGGCGGCACGTCGGCCGTACAGCTTCTGATGGAGATCGCCGAGGTCGCCGCCGCCACGACCTGGGTCACCCGCAGGCCGCCGGTCTTCCGCACCGGACCCTTCGGCGAGGACCAGGGCCGCGCGGCCGTCGCCCTGGTCGAGCAGCGGGTCCGCGAGGGCCTGCCGCCGCAGAGCGTCGTCAGCGTCACCGGGCTCCCGATGACCGAGGCCATGGCGGCGGCACGGGCCCGGGGCGTACTCGACCGGCTCCCGATGTTCGACCGGCTCACGGAGGACGGTGCGGCGTGGGATGACGGGCGTCGCATCGAGGCGGACGTCATCCTCTGGGCCACCGGCTTCCGGGCCGCCCTGGACCACCTCGCCCCGCTGCGGCTGCGCGAGCCGGGCGGCGGCATCCGGCTGGACTCCCTGACGCGCGTCGCCCGTGACCACCGGGTGCACCTGATCGGCTACGGGCCCTCGGCCAGCACGATCGGGGCGAACCGAGCCGGTCGCAGCGCGGTGCGAGAGGTCAGGCGGCTGCTGCGAACCGTCGAGCCCTCCTCGGTCCCGGTCGGCTGA